One region of Peribacillus simplex genomic DNA includes:
- a CDS encoding GNAT family N-acetyltransferase, translating to MKIRRAIEEDVNGIANVHINSWQTTYKGILPDQYLSSLNLEARRKNWLRNLKMLHNATFVAENAHGEIIGFAAGGPEQTNDPHIQGEVYAVYILKEYQRQGFGRKMIKAVIHELIKMEHKNLIIWALKDNPSCGFYKALGGQVIAEKTVKMAGIELIEVGFGWQDIKDILLHL from the coding sequence ATGAAAATCAGGAGAGCCATAGAAGAAGATGTAAATGGAATAGCAAATGTACATATAAACAGCTGGCAAACGACTTATAAAGGCATCCTCCCGGATCAATACTTGTCTTCCTTGAATCTGGAAGCCAGAAGGAAAAACTGGTTAAGAAATTTAAAGATGCTGCATAATGCCACTTTTGTTGCGGAAAATGCCCATGGGGAAATCATCGGCTTCGCTGCGGGCGGACCTGAACAAACGAATGATCCGCATATTCAAGGTGAAGTATATGCCGTCTATATTTTAAAAGAGTATCAACGGCAGGGATTCGGCCGAAAAATGATAAAAGCGGTCATACATGAACTTATTAAAATGGAACATAAGAATTTAATAATCTGGGCATTAAAGGATAATCCTTCATGCGGTTTTTACAAGGCGCTCGGCGGTCAAGTAATAGCTGAAAAAACTGTTAAAATGGCTGGGATCGAGCTCATCGAGGTCGGTTTTGGGTGGCAAGATATTAAGGATATCCTTTTGCATTTGTGA